One segment of Rosa chinensis cultivar Old Blush chromosome 6, RchiOBHm-V2, whole genome shotgun sequence DNA contains the following:
- the LOC112172621 gene encoding deoxyhypusine hydroxylase-B, producing MGSLSDDGAPATGFESSPEMVKFLCDRLLDPAQPISERFRALFSLRNLKGPAPRNALITATRDSSNLLAHEAAFALGQMQDAEAIPALIAVLNDFSLHPIVRHEAAEALGAIGLESNIPLLKNSLVSDPAQEVKETCELALNRIEQFKNASSQSMDEKSPFMSVDPAAPATSGSSVNQLREALLDEKRSMYERYSALFALRNDGGDEAVTAIIDSLGSQSALLRHEVAYVLGQLQDKAASAALSNILMDKNEHPMVRHEAAEALGSIADEQSVSLLKEFAMDPEPIVSQSCEVALSMLEYEGSGKSFEYLFMQAPQVQ from the exons ATGGGTTCGTTGAGCGACGACGGCGCTCCCGCCACCGGGTTCGAGTCGTCACCGGAGATGGTGAAGTTTCTCTGCGACAGATTGCTGGACCCGGCGCAGCCCATATCGGAGCGGTTCAGAGCCTTGTTCTCTCTCCGCAACCTCAAAGGCCCTGCCCCGCGCAACGCCCTTATTACCG CAACAAGGGATTCTTCCAACTTGTTGGCACATGAGGCTGCATTTGCATTGGGTCAAATGCAAGACGCCGAGGCAATTCCTGCATTGATAGCGGTTCTCAATGATTTCTCTCTGCATCCCATTGTTCGTCATGAG GCAGCAGAAGCTCTTGGTGCAATTGGTTTGGAGAGCAATATTCCTCTTTTAAAGAATAGTCTGGTTTCAGATCCAGCTCAGGAGGTAAAAGAGACTTGTGAGTTGGCTCTTAATCGAATTGAGCAGTTTAAGAATGCTAGTAGTCAATCCATGGATGAAAAATCACCTTTTATGTCTGTGGATCCGGCTGCACCGGCTACTTCTGGCTCTTCTGTAAATCAGCTAAG GGAAGCTCTTCTGGATGAAAAAAGGAGTATGTATGAGCGGTATTCAGCTCTCTTTGCACTTCGGAATGATGGTGGTGATGAAGCTGTTACTGCTATAATTGATTCCTTGGGTTCCCAAAGTGCTCTCTTGCGGCACGAG GTTGCTTATGTGTTGGGCCAATTACAAGATAAAGCTGCTTCAGCTGCTCTTTCCAACATACTTATGGATAAAAATGAGCACCCAATGGTTAGGCATGAAGCTGCTGAAGCTCTTGGTTCTATTGCAG ATGAGCAAAGTGTATCACTTCTGAAGGAATTTGCAATGGATCCTGAGCCTATCGTGTCTCAGAGCTGTGAAGTTGCTCTAAGCATGCTGGAATATGAAGGATCAGGCAAATCGTTTGAG TACCTATTCATGCAAGCTCCTCAAGTACAATAG